GGTAGATCACATCATCGATCCGTTCATCAGCCAGGAGCAGGATGTTGTCGATCATGTTGCCAAATTTGTAGGGCAGGTCGGCCAATAGCCGTCGCTTGCGGTCTCCTTGCTCCGGCTTCAGATCGGCCTGCTGGATCATCGACCGGCAAAGCTGTCTGCGCATCCGCTCGAAGTGGGCGACGCCAACGGCATTGAACAACACGCAGAGGCGCTGCACACCGTCGGGGGCAGCCCAGACGCACTCGAACCACGAGAAGATCAGGATTTCTCCCAATTCGACCCACAACAGCGCCGCGGTCGGGATCGACGCCACTGCCGGAGACGAACCTGGCTGCGTTATCGTCGCCACAAGCAGGCGTTCAGAGGTCAGGGCGATCATCACATCGGGTGTTTGCAGGGTGGCGGTGCGGAGACCCAACCAATGCTGCCATGCACTGGGGATGCCGATCAGTTCTTGCCGCGGGGCAACGGTGAGTTGATCGATGGCTTCGTCTGGCTCCAGTTCGCGGCGGAATGCGTCTTGCACCAGGGGATCCAGCTCGGCCAGGGTGCTGACCAGATAAGGGAAACGGTCCAGGCTTGAGGGATTCATGGCGCAGCACGGAAAACCATCTGGGACCGGATGGGAAAGCCAAAGCGCCGTCGCGGCAGGCATCCCCTTACAGGTCTCGAGCCAGCGCCTCCAGGACGCCCCCGCGCCCCACCAGCCCCACTAACCTGCCATCGCCATCCACCACCGGCAGACGCTTGATCTTGTGCGCCAGCAGCAGCTGCAAGGCTTCGAGCAGAGGCGTATCGGGTCGGACGGTGATGGGGTCGCGCGTCATCACCTCGGCGGCAGTGCGCCGGGCCAGAGCGACTTTGGCGCCGCGTTCGCCGGCGATACTCGTAGCCAGCGCCCGCAGCACACCCGCGCGCGCGGAGTCCCCCGCCCGTTTGAGCAGATCGCCGTCGGTGACGATGCCGATGACCCGCTGCTCATCATCCACCACCACCACCCGCCTTTGGGAAGTAGCGATGAGCAAATCAACCACCTTGTTCAGCGGATCGCCGGCGCGCACCCAGGGGACATCGGTCATCATCACATCGCCCACCCGCACGTGTTGGCCGGGCCGCAATCCTCGCCGCGGCAGCTCGCGCGCCAACGGCTGCGCCAACGCCCGCAGCACATCCACCCGGCTGACCACGCCCACCAAGCGATTTTCGCGATCGACCACAGGCAGGCGTTTGATCTCGCGCTCGGTCATCAGCCGCACGGCCTCGGCCACGGGCGCGGCTTCGGCCACGGTGACAACGTTCGGGTTCATCATCTCGCCCACGGTTCGCCCAACCCCGCGCAAGGCCGCGAACTGGCTGCCCAGTTCCGCCTCGGTCAGTGCCTGCTGCAAGCCGACGTTGGGCAAATCCAGCCGGGCCAAGAGGTCGCCGTCGGTGAGGATGCCTACCACCTGCTTGTTGCCATCCACCACCGGCAAAGCACGGTAGACTTTGCTGATCAGCAGATCGACTGCCTCTGCCAGCGGCGTTTCAGGCCGGACGAATTGCACCTCCCGGCTCATGACATCGCGCACCGGCGCGGCCGCCGGCAATTCGCGCAACTGCCGGTGGCCGTAGCTCACCACCTCGACTTCCTGACGGGTGATCAGCCCCTCTGGCGTCATCTCGATCAAACGCGGCAAGACCCGTTCGACGCGGGCGGGATCGTCCACCCACTCGATGCGCAACGGCAGATCGGAGGAGAGATCGACGATGCTGGCCGAACGGATGCGGCTGTGCGCGCCGAACCCGGCCACACCGCGCGTTACCGTCGCCCCGGCGCAGTCCTCCCGCTTCAGCATCTCCAGGATGGCCATGTAAAGCGGTTTCTGGCCCCAGCGGTCGCTCTCGCCGATGAAGATGGTCACTTGTATCGCCGTTCCCAGGATTTCCATGATTCACCTCACAAAGCCCGCGCCAGCACAACGCCGGCAAAGGCGGCAGACAGACCGAGCAGGACATTTCCGAACAAATTCACGCCCCCCAGCAGCCAGCGCCCGTCTTGCACCAGGTTGAGGGTTTCGACGGTGAGCGACGAAAACGTCGTGTAACCGCCCAGCACCCCCACCGCCACGAACAGCCGCAGGTTGGGCGAGGCCAGCACCCGCCCCGTGATCAGGGTGATGAACAGGGCCAGGATGAAGCTGCCGGTGACGTTGGCGACCAGCGTCCCGTAGGGAAAGGCGCTGCCAAAGCGTTCCGCCGCCCACGTCTGCACCAGGAAGCGCAGGTTGGCGCCCAGGAAACCGCCGAGGCCGATGAGCAGGAATCTCAATGCAACGCTTCTCCTTGAATCGAGGTACATAAAACGAAAAAGCCTCTACCAGGCAATCCTACTGCCGGTAGAGGCCATTAGTCTGGCGACGGATTGGAGGAAATTCCTCCCTGGGGAGCCTCATCCCCAACTGGCTTGCATTGTACCACTGCCGGTCGGACCCGCAAAGCCTCGGCGCGGCTCGATTCCGCCCCGTACGGCGCGCCTGAAGTCTGGATCAGCCGGGCCACAATTTCAGTCATCACGCACAATCACGATCTCAGGCTCGATAGTGACTTCGCTCTTGACCGAATTGGCCACCAGGCTGTATTTCTGCGCCGCTTCCAGCGCCCGGCGCACGCGCTTTTCGTCAGCGCCGCGCACCACGATCTCTGGGAACAGACGCAGGTGGGTGAAGGACTCGGTGCGGTCGAGTTCCACGCGCTTCGTCCCCTCGGCCCGGCAGGCATAGCTGACCAGGTCGAGCTTGAAGCGCTGGCAGGCCCAGAGGAACATCATCATGATGCAGGTGTTGGCAGCGGCGACGAAGGCATGTTCGGGGGTCAGCACGCCTTCGTGCCCGTAGGCGTCGGGCGGAGCCGAGAACGCCATCTCCGGCCCGTTGCCCAGCCTGAGATGGCCCCAATGCTCCCCTCGCCATTCCACATCCGTCACATAGCTTGCAGTTTGCGCCATACCGATCCGCTTCCTCACTCTCAGGCCAACACCAGGTCGATGGCCTGGGCCAGGATGGCAGCACCCCGGCCACAGGCGCAGCCGCCGGTCGGGCCAGAAACAGGCGGCGCCTCGACCTGCAATTCGATCACCTCGCCCCGCGCCCGGCTCCAGCGCACCGCCAACAGCTCGTCCACTGTTGCCGCCAGCGCCCCGGCCAAGGCCTCGACCACCTGTCGCCCGCCCTCATCCAGCCGTCGCAGGTCGCCTGGTTGTGGCAGACCGTGCTCGGCCACGAAATCGGAGACGACGAAACTGGCCGCCGGTTTGTGGCTGTACAACTCGGTCGCCCTGGCTGCGCAGCGCTTCTCGCAGCCATCGACGGCAATCGTCGGGTAGAAACGGGCAAAAGCCCGATCGCCCTCGCCGCCAGCCAGGAAAAGCGGCAGACAAAGCGTGGTCGTTTCACCGGGGCGCAAGTCTTCCAGCAGCCGCAACGCCGCCACCCGCGTGACCAATCCCTCCGGCATTTCTTCGCCCGAACAGGCGATGACG
The Caldilineales bacterium DNA segment above includes these coding regions:
- a CDS encoding OsmC family protein, with product MAQTASYVTDVEWRGEHWGHLRLGNGPEMAFSAPPDAYGHEGVLTPEHAFVAAANTCIMMMFLWACQRFKLDLVSYACRAEGTKRVELDRTESFTHLRLFPEIVVRGADEKRVRRALEAAQKYSLVANSVKSEVTIEPEIVIVRDD
- a CDS encoding putative zinc-binding protein, with the protein product MPDLPQRKVGVIACSGEEMPEGLVTRVAALRLLEDLRPGETTTLCLPLFLAGGEGDRAFARFYPTIAVDGCEKRCAARATELYSHKPAASFVVSDFVAEHGLPQPGDLRRLDEGGRQVVEALAGALAATVDELLAVRWSRARGEVIELQVEAPPVSGPTGGCACGRGAAILAQAIDLVLA
- a CDS encoding DUF190 domain-containing protein; amino-acid sequence: MEILGTAIQVTIFIGESDRWGQKPLYMAILEMLKREDCAGATVTRGVAGFGAHSRIRSASIVDLSSDLPLRIEWVDDPARVERVLPRLIEMTPEGLITRQEVEVVSYGHRQLRELPAAAPVRDVMSREVQFVRPETPLAEAVDLLISKVYRALPVVDGNKQVVGILTDGDLLARLDLPNVGLQQALTEAELGSQFAALRGVGRTVGEMMNPNVVTVAEAAPVAEAVRLMTEREIKRLPVVDRENRLVGVVSRVDVLRALAQPLARELPRRGLRPGQHVRVGDVMMTDVPWVRAGDPLNKVVDLLIATSQRRVVVVDDEQRVIGIVTDGDLLKRAGDSARAGVLRALATSIAGERGAKVALARRTAAEVMTRDPITVRPDTPLLEALQLLLAHKIKRLPVVDGDGRLVGLVGRGGVLEALARDL
- the crcB gene encoding fluoride efflux transporter CrcB, with translation MRFLLIGLGGFLGANLRFLVQTWAAERFGSAFPYGTLVANVTGSFILALFITLITGRVLASPNLRLFVAVGVLGGYTTFSSLTVETLNLVQDGRWLLGGVNLFGNVLLGLSAAFAGVVLARAL